The Ornithodoros turicata isolate Travis unplaced genomic scaffold, ASM3712646v1 Chromosome45, whole genome shotgun sequence genome contains the following window.
ttttcgccgaaTCGTTATGACCTTATTTCCGCTACCCCCTACTGTGGCTACTTTTCGTCCACTTAGAGTAACTCTGAGTTGCCACAgctgaataagaaaacgcgccCAAGAAataagcaaaaataaaaaaatatttccacgtCATAACCACGTGGTATTACGTATGTATTACTGCGTCAAGTATCATACAAGTACCATCAAGTACCATTGGCCGAATAACATTGTGCGCTCTgcgattggttggcaaagtttcgaaatagcatgctTTCGCGGGCAGCTGCTCTGGCGGGCTGTTCGAGCAGGCCTCCATAGCTCCCCGTATTTGCGGCagtaaatatatacatatatacttCCACGTCATAGTCACGTGGTGTTATGGCGTCAGATAATCATGATTGATCCCCATTGGCCGAAGAGCAGTGCGCAGTTCCcgattggttggcaaagtttcgaaatagcattcTTTCGCGGAGAGCcggtctggcgggcagttacgagaggAGAAGGGTGACAGCTTCTCGACGATGTCGGTTGACAGCACCTTATGATTGTATTATTCAAAGAGAAGTGTGTTCGCGGATTTGTTCGTGCGTCAAAGTGACTCTGCGCGTGTAGTGATGTTTCCCCACTACGAACAGTAACAGTCTCTCCAGTTCAGAACCGGAATGCAGTGgcgagctgacgcctgaggaacattTTTTAGCACATTTTCGAATGCAGtgacaacggagacaggattcggtgtgaCTTTCCCGTTTCGTTGCAACGTTTGATGGACTGCAAGTAACCAAAGaagatgctcaccgtgaaatcgtATGCACTCATGTGAGCGTCGCACGCTTCTAGGAGTAGACTGTACGTGCGTGTTTTGGAAGTTCGAACTGGGTTTGATTGCAGTCAACGGACACTTTGGGTTCTGTACGCAGCCATCGTAACATGATAGCCGTGGAACGCTGTGGTGGTTCAcggttgtttctttctttttttcttgtggtCAGCGCTGTTCGGACATTGGGAATACATCCCTATGATTTTACTCATTGTGGATTTATGTTGCGTGTGTGGATGATAGATAGTATGCTTTCAAAACATGTATAAGTGCTGAATCAAGTTTCTACTCTTGTTGTTAACTATATTTTGTTAGCGATTTTCAACTGCTTGGTGAATATTCACACTTATACACAACGTCTGAAATAATGTTCACCTTTATATCTGCCACATGTAATATTGTTACAGGTTACAATAGGTCCGAGTACAGCATAGTCCTTGCAGTCCTAGTTCCACAGCTCAACTGTTCGTGGTCCCGTGCCCCCCAGTTGCCTGTCTCGGGTCACGTGCCCGTTTGCACAGCCGTCATCGTCTTCGGCTCCGCAACACTACTCCCCCTCCTCTCCCGAAGGAGGCGGAGCGACATCCCGAGGGTGTTGGTCGTTGGCAGGGCATCGGTACGGCGCCAGACGGTCGATGTGAACTACTACAGGTCTGGATCGCCCCGGACGTCATTCAGCCGCTTCATAACAGTGAacgtgtagcgggccgtggccatcgtcgtcgttgtccacgtATGGTATGTGGTGTCGTCGTGGTCCACGTTGTCCACGTTGATGGTATGCcactctccgtggcataccatcatcgccggtcggggatcatgtagaggaagaccaccgtcctctacatttggtgacccgaacaacgaacaccatgttcggagcaattcggctcTTTACTATCCCAAATTCCTGATGACGCCTTCGACGAGCACTACCACAGCGCCCTATACATGGACCCACCGCCTGCAAACCCCGCCGTTCACGTACCCGGCGCCTTTCCGTCTGCGGCCTCACCGTCCAGCACGGCCCGCCCACCTCTGCAGCCGTGCAGCATTTCACCGTCCGGCTCACGACGACAGCATCACGACTGCCCTTCTCCTGTCGACTGACGCGCCGACGCTCACGTACTGCCGCCCTCCACGGTACCGATTCGGACGACCATGCAACGCTCCAACCGGTCACTGGTCATGCGATCCTCTAACCAACCATCGCTTGACGGATCCCGGGGACCGCCCTGCGCTGTGCACGGACCCCGGCACACTCACTACCCGCCATTTCCCTTCCGCCTCTCGACGCACATTCCCAGCCGGCCGCGACAACAGAGCAAAGTGCTCGCCTGctggtttcggcagtcgcggccgcCGACGGCACGGCCCGCATTAGCCAGCGTCTCGGCAGTCTTCACGGCAATCCTCACGGGTACGCAGcatcacttcctgggaccctatgagctcacgctcccgtgccggttgcggcaccccaggccacgactctcaCGCCCAACGATTCGCCCTTCATCTGCCTCGCTCATCGAGAGCTTCACGCAACGGGTATTGTGCCGTCCCAAGAATTCGTCCTgtagtgcacgtcatccacggccgccttcgctctctccctccggtatagacttgattcttccatctttcttatcgccgctccgcgtctgaggggggagccctgtagcgggccgtggacaacgacgacgatggccacgcgcctgaagcacctgcctcagttccaccggcgcggccatggagataggccaccgtcatcgcctctccgtggcataccatcatcgccggtcggggctcatgtagaggaacaacacctcctctacaaacgGTCCTTGTCGCTGATGAGTTTGTCGACCTCCTTAAAACTTGCCAGCGGAAGTCGTCTGGGAGCCTGCTTTATAGGGAAAGCTGTCCCGGTGTCTATGTGGTGCAGGGCTGCCGTTGTTCTGCCGAGATCTGCCGCTGAGAACGAGAAGACGTCGCGGAATTCCTGGAAGAGTGCACGTGCCTTCTCCGCCTGGTCCTGCGTCAGCGGCGGTTGGGAACCCTCGATCAGCTCATCGATGTAGTGCAGTAAACTTGTATTGTGCTCCATGGCAGCAGGAGGAGGCGCATGACCCCCGGCCCTCTCTTCTGTGAACTGTATCTCTACAACTTGGGAACACTGCCCCAGGCGTTGtccacgctgaagcacaatcGGTGAGGGAGTTGCGTTAAGAACGCGAACTGGTACTGCTCCTTCACCATGATGGACGAGACCGCGGGCGACCATGAGCCCAGCGCTCGAGGGACCTTCCGCACAAGGCTCGACGACACAGACGTTCGGGGCTTGCCCTGACGACATCCGTCCCAGTATAAGTAATTGCGCGTAGGGCGGCACCGTGACGGTGCGGCGGCACACGACGTAGGAGGGGTCCGCGTCAGGGTCCCTACACGAGCGGAGGACCAGTTGCCGGTCACCGAGGAGGAGGTTGCCATCTCGGAGGTTCAGCACGCAGTTGTACTCCTTCATGAAATCGTTGCCCAATGTACAATGATCCGTGATGTTGGCTACTAGAATGGCACGCCGAAATTCATGTCCCGCAATGAACAAGCAAACCGTGGCGACCCCTTCCACTGGTACGGTGTCCCCAGCAACCGTGCGTAGATTTTCCTGAGGTGACGAGTGCAGCGTCACCTGGTCTCCTTTCGGGAGACTAGCCAGGAAAGACGAGCTGATGAGGCTTATCGTCGCACCAGTGCCAACTAACATCCTACAGTACTGTCCATTCACTTGTCCATCCACATAGAAACCAGCAGTCGAGGGCGCTTTCTGAATAATCTTGAGAGCTGGGCGACGCCCGGTACGCCCAGCTGATCTTAGTTTCCCGACCCCCCGGTGCCAGCACGCCGCCCGCGGCCGCGCCTGAAGCCAGTGCGTCGTAGGTCACTCATTGGTGGAGTGGGACAGACGCGTCGCAGGTGGCCTCGGGCTCCGCAGTTCCAGCACGTGGGTGTCTGCGCAGCCCGTATGTCGTACCACGGTGTCGGTGAGGTAGCACTGTGGTCTTCCACTTCGTCCAGCACACTTCGAGCTAAGGCCTGGGTCGTTCTGGCTGCCTTCTTGGCCGCGTCCACTTCCAGCGCACGGGTTAGTGCAGCCCACAGCCCGGTCGAGCCCGCCAGTCGAACGCCCTGCTGAACGTCGGGGTCGGCTATAGCGTCGACGAAGTATCCCACGGCGACGGTGTCGACGACATCTTGGGCGCAGTCAGCAAACAGGAGGAAGCAGCCTGGCGTAAGCTCTTGAGGTAGTTAATTCAAATAACCACATGAGAAAATTGCGTCAGAATCCCTCCTTTAttcctctccggaggtttttgagTTCATAGGGGTTACTGTTCGTTAAACTGTTGCTGTGTAAAGGTAATTTGTCTGTACTCTTTGTCTCGGGCCTTATATACTTCGCAGCAGTGTACTTTCATTGTAATGACGACGAACGCACCGCGAGCGCTGTGTGCCTTGTAGGTGGAGGAGGAAGGGTGAAGGAATACTGAATTGTGAAATCCTTATGCCACCACCCACTTTAACACCACCTGATATTGATATTATCCAATAAAGGTCCGATAGCTAAGTCAAAGAGGGCGAAAGCATCCCTAGCAAAATTTAAAAGACAGGATTTAATTAATGAGCTTATGCGAATAAGCCAGTTACATGTCAGTTCACAACCGATGTCCGGAGGATGTTCACCAAAATGAAAGCTTCGATAGCTTCAGCTCTTTCCTAAGTATTCACCTGTGGGTTTCCGTGAAACACccagcagtgtccatcaggaaTGTGGCAAAGGCACATGGAAAATCCATAAACGATGTCACGCTCATAAACCACAAGTTAGCTGAATTGGATGACACATTCGAGGTTGCTCTTCACGAAGCTGCTGCGGCTGTCTCGACTTGAAAAGTCTCTCCTTCTTCAAGTGTATCCGTAAGCTGCACCCCTGTAGTTTCTGGCAGGTACAGTGCTGAAAGGCCGCTGAAAATGCAGAGAGCACAGCAGAGACCGTAGGGGACACTTTTGTTGGTTGCGGTGCCCTGCAAAACAACAAGTACAATAGCACTTGGACACATTGCTGAATCTCAGTGGTTTGCTTGGCATGTTTGATAATAAGTTTGTTTCCCCCAGCAAGGGCATCTACTTTTAGAATAtacctctaccgaagaaacgtcaccatgacgtaatcatgacgttggaaGACACAGTGAAACCGAAACGGCGCTGGGTGAGAACACCGCTGTTTCACAGAGCCATATTCCCTCGCGAAggtcggaggaggaggaggaggaggagtgtcgttgggaggaacccgagaggtctgcctgcctgaataggcggcatgtttctcgggaagggaaaggtggtggagaggaggagaggagagggtgaagtggaagaccgagcggaatccgctcgggtggaggatagctgcgtccatgggccgacttcaggggaactgtgccggcatacgcctattacacatctgagggaaacccaggaaaaaccccagacggcacagccggcccgcggattcgaaccgcggacctcccagtctccaagcgcacgcgttaccgctacGCCTGGTGGTTTCTTTGTATTAGCGGGATACACAATTGAGGTCAGCTTTTTCGTTGCTTtcgtgtcttcattcgcgttcccagtccaccgcggaaagaaaagaaggattCATCCCAAGAGTTGCATCGTCTGAAAGCCAATGTCGTAATCCTCTGTGGAATGTGTATACaaaatgaaaaatagccaaagctcTGTAGCTctaaagaaacaagggaaagggtgcaggctagctggtatagatccatgaagaagaccgagagacacggacacagaagacgacacacgtaggttctcagacacagcaataaatttattagttcatctcaacttaaaagctaaaaatcttcgaaggggtgcgagagggataaaagacgcattgctaactatgtttcccctggtggcaatctccaaggattcccgaaacaaccttcggtgtgcgtagGGTTCCCACGCAAGCACTGTAGTGTCCTTGAAGCAAGGCTGGCAACCTTTACAATCCCGCAAATGATCTACCAGTTCCGAAGACCCGGCCATTCTTTCAACATTTGCTGCATGTTCCCTAATCCGGTCATTGAGGCACCGGCGCGTCTGGCCAACGTACACAAAGCCGCACTCAAGGGGAATAGAATACACAACGTTCTGCTtgcaaggaacaaaaggctTCCTGTGCCTCACGCCACAAGATTCAGATTTAGAGCTGAAGGGGGTCAAACGACTTAATTTAAAGGCATTGGAAAAAACAACTTTGATATTATAATATTTAGCGACAGCAAGAATGTTGTGAGCAACTGCATGAAAATATGGAATTACAACTACATTACGAGAGTTTCCATCATTCCATGGTCTACACTGTGAACTTTCAAGCAATTTCATGGCCCTCTTCGCAATCAATTGGTTGTCATACCCGGCCTGCGTGAGTCTTTCACATTGCTTCCGCAAACTACTccaaacaaaatgaaaacagGTTTTCTTCGTTGCAGCATTTAAGAGGGATGTACAAACACCGAACTTAACAAGTTTAGAATGTGCGCTTGAGTAGGGCAGGACCGGCTTGCAGTTTTCTTTTCCATATGACCAACAAAAACCCGGGTTACAATGAAATGTGAGGTCCAGGAACCTCAGCATCCCATGAGAGGGTTGCTCTACACAAAACTTTAACTCGGGTGCTACTGTACTAACAAACTGTAAGGTAGAATCCACACATATAGAACCAGCATCAGAGATAACAATGATATCATCAACAAACCGACGAATCAAAACACGCTTTTGACTCCCATAACTCGTAAGCTTGCCCAGCTCAATGTCCAAGGTATTTAGATAAATTTCTGATAAGACAGGCGCGACCGCGGATCCAATGCATACACCATTTTTCTGAACGAACAAACAATTGTCAACAGAGATAACCGTAGATTTCAAATAACACTCTAGAATACTGAGAAAATCATCACAGGAAAGACCAACCTCAGACTGAAAAACAACCAACTGATCTTCAATAAAATGTTTGACTGTCCTGAGTAGAACCTTTACGTTCAGCGAGTAATACAAATATTTTATATCAAGGGAAAACATAGTTACCGGAGCACCGTGGAAGGGCTCTAAGCTCTCGATCAGTTCCTCAGAATTCCGTAGTGAGAGAGAACCAGGAAGCTGTAGAACTTTTAGTCCGCGTTGGAGAAATTTTGCAACGAGTTTCTGCCAGGTACCAATTTCACTCACAACGACACGAAGAGGCATCTGCGGTTTGTGGTCTTTTAAAAGGAACTTGACCGATAGCTCAGAGCACTTGCAGTTTAGAACAAGTTTGGACATTTGGTGGTTCGCATTGGCGAAAATGCTTACAATAGAGGACTTGTACTTTTGTAACGAACCACGAAACGGAGTGAAAAGATCACCAATAGCAGAATTGACCTTGTTCAAGTATATTGCACTGGGCAAAACAGCAAATTTACCAGACTTATCACATTGAAGTAAGATGGCGTCAATGGAAAAAAGTTCATCCTTAACATTCCTGATCTGCTTCAAATGAGGTGATGGGCCGTTAGTATAAGCGGAAGCGGGAATGCGGGAGAGACGGCGTTCAGTAAACACCAATTTGTCAGTGCTATCAGTAATTTTGGTGGAAACATGACTTATGAGCGCTGCAACATCAAACTTTGTAGGTTTCACAGGCAGGGAGCATTTCGGGGGCTGGGACAGAACCTCAAGTGAATTCTGAGAAATGCTTACATCAAAAGGGTTGACCAGTTCAGAAGAAGCAGTGCCAGCTTTGCACGTGGGAGGAGCTGCAACCACAAAAGTTTTTTTCTTCGAGCACCACTGCCTAGCAAACTCCGTGCTTTGAAGCTGCGACCACTTTAAGAAGTATGTCTCTGAAGCATACCTGTCGCCGTAGAGTAATGTCCAAATCTTGGTCGACAGGGTCCTGAGGTTACGAACCTGTCCAACCAGAGTAGGCTTGTAGCAGCACAGGAGCTTTAACTTGAGATGCCACGGAAGTAACAGCTGCGAGCCCAGGAGAACACCAGGGGGTACAAATTTGCGCCGAAGAACCAGCTTGATGAGTGCAATGTCGGATTCGACAGAAGCGATAGCCAGGCCAAGATGACACAGGGTATATAAAGCAGCATGTTCAATAACCGATTTATCCAAAAGGGCAAGTTGAGATGGACTAATGTTCACGACACTCACAATTCCTGCATTCGGAAGCactaaagaaacaagggaaagggtgcaggctagctggtatagatccatgaagaagaccgagagacacggacacagaagacgacacacgtaggttctcagacacagcaataaatttattagttcatctcaacttaaaagctaaaaatcttcgaaggggtgcgagagggataaaagacgcattgctaactacgtttcccctggtggcaatctccaaggattcccgaaacaaccttcggtgtgcgtagGGTTCCCACGCAAGCACTGTAGTGTCCTTGAAGCAAGGCTGGCAACCTTTACAATCCCGCAAATGATCTACCAGTTCCGAAGACCCGGCCATTCTTTCAACATTTGCTGCATGTTCCCTAATCCGGTCATTGAGGCACCGGCGCGTCTGGCCAACGTACACAAAGCCGCACTCAAGGGGAATAGAATACACAACGTTCTGCTtgcaaggaacaaaaggctTCCTGTGCCTCACGCCACAAGATTCAGATTTAGAGCTGAAGGGGGTCAAATGACTTAATTTAAAGGCATTGGAAAAAACAACTTTGATATTATAATATTTAGCGACAGCAAGAATGTTGTGAGCAACTGCATGAAAATATGGAATTACAACTACATTACGAGAGTTTCCATCATTCCATGGTCTACACTGTGAACTTTCAAGCAATTTCATGGCCCTCTTCGCAATCAATTGGTTGTCATACCCGGCCTGCGTGAGTCTTTCACATTGCTTCCGCAAACTACTccaaacaaaatgaaaacagcttttcttcgttgcagcatatgtttacaatttgatcgtgcacccccagccgaggacagctgtttcgctctgcttggagctcttcagcccggcgctGAGAAGTGACACGATCACACTGTCAACGCTCGCACTTTCTTTCCTCCCTTGTTTTTCATAGAATATGGGGACCTATATTTTATTCGCCCCAACGATGCGATAAAAAAAAGGGGTAACAGAACTGCCTTTTCTAAAGGCAAGCCATATTACGTGACGTAAAGGAAAAACCAGAAACCGTGCATATCTGAACAACCGTTCTCATATTGTAACAGACCACCGTTGGGACGAGTGCAGCCGAAGTTGCCTGGCAAATAGAGAAGCGGAGCAATTTTAGTGAGGTGCAAATGTAAAGATGCTGAAAGGAAAGGACACAgcgaaaacgaacaaaaaaaaacagcaaaagTTCGCGCAATTCATTGCCACATATGTTCACATGCGAACCCTGTGTGCTGTGGAACGGTGAGAAGAAGCATGTAGGAAAGAGCTGTTGGGGACTGTGTGGAGGAGGGCCGTGTTCGTGATAGTTGAAGTTGTGCGTGAAAACTCGAAATACTAAGCCACGGCGAAAGAGAATATTACTTGCGGAAGATTGTGGCACAAATGAGGTTATTTGCTTCTGGTGACAGTAAATACCCTGATACTCTTGTTTtcgtgttgttgttttttttttcttctttcttctcgtTTAAACCACAATGTGTACACGAATTTTCCACACATAGCGTTTTGCTTCATAGCGCTAGAATATAGCGCTGTTTTTGCTGCTCTCCCTGCTATACACCGATAGAACAGGGCGCGAAAAGAGTTGAGCTCTGCTCAACTTTTCTAGGGCCAATTTCTGGCGCTAATTCCTCTGGGTCTGTCACGATGCTCCGCCAGGCTGTTGCCAcgatgacgtcgcggaagtctGGGGTTGTTTTGCTGCCGCCATCCAAGCGGTACGGCGACAGCTCCAAGATGACGTACTCCTTACtgtgggtgcgttttcttattcagcTCTGGCAGCACCGAGTTACTTTgagccggcgaaaaatagcAAGAGTAGCGGAAACGACGTCATAACCCTGCGGGGAAAactagccagagtagccagggagTGGCAACTCTTCTCTactctgctctgaagaagggTAGTCGTcgttatgacgtcacacacagACACGTTGCCAGACAATTGGGGGGGGGTTCAATTTGGAAATGTAGTactggttaaaaactgtcgaACATTTTTGAAATCTGCTAGAGTGCACCCATTTGCGGTAAGTTGTGAAACAGGCAGTAtgtcaccacttccacatcGAATGGCGGACTGGCCGTCGggccagtccgccattttgagcgcagagtaactctagccgttcgaagATTGcggtcaaaggtggctactctggagtcacgtgatgataaaggctctgCCGTGGTTACCCAACTCcctggctactcgggttgaataagaaaacgcgccGACGTCGTCCTCGCTGATTTATATACAACAAGTCATCACCAAATTTGAGGACACTCTAATGAAACACAACCTGTGGGGCGAAATCGGCCAGGAACTGTGGGATTGACAGGAGAGTTTAGAGGAAACTGGTGTAGGCGGCCGCGTGTCTCTGTCACGCAGCCTCGGCAGGGGCACGTTTCAGAAGCCTCCTTGGTTCCGGAAACGAAAAACTGCCGAACTCAGAAGCGTCGCAGTGGTTGAACGTGTCCTTGCCGCAGCAAAATCAGTAACAACAGGTTAATCTGCCAATGCATGGCAGGACAGCACCGACATGATCGCAGACCGCAATTgccgcgtacactcttaaaaatgaacttgtagtgtacagaaggaccagcagacaaggctgaatgctttgtttgtttgttttgtttgtttgattgggtgttagcgccgcgaagcaactgtggctatgagcgacgtacagacgtggacagacggagagaggatagcaggaaggagtgggggacaggggttagtatgcgtcctgggccgacttcagggggaactgtgccgacattcgtctggaaagtcttcggaaaacccagggaaaacctcagacagcacagccggcggtaggattcgaacccaccacctcccagtcttcagcacgaccttggttaccaccaacgagcggacgccttagcccactcggccatgccgctggtccaagGCTGAATGCGAACTGTTTAATGTGGCAGCCAGGCCACAACTGAAAGAATCGATGGTACGCGCGTTCGATAGAAATCATGCGCGAGATACGCGTCGTGACGAAACGTCCATGGCGGCGCTCGTCGTCCATTTCCGTCGGCTGCTACATGGCTCCCCCGCTAGTGGCAGCTTGAAGCTGTCGGCCCACGTGACGTATTCGCGATGGGCGTCGGGCATAAAGGGGAAGGGTTGGTTGATGCCGGGACACCATGCGTTGGAGGGAAACCATTCCAGGCTGAGGAATCAGTGGTGTAGGAGTCGACGGTGGCAAGATCCATGTAGGCCGGCTTCAATCTGTCGACGGCAACCACGTCCTCGCGGCCGTTGATAGAGATGCGTAAGTTCTTGCCCTGGCGCCCGAGGACGGGATGTGGACCGGAATAGGGCGGCGTGAGCGACTTCCGCACGGCGTCCGTGCGCAGGAAAACGTGCGTTGCGGATGACAGGTCTTGGAGGACGTGAGCACGGCGGGTGGaggaagcgcgggtggcaacgGGTCCAGGAAAAGGGATGGGGACGGGTCGGGAGAGGGCGGCACGAAGAAATCGGCTGGAAGACGCAGAGCACAGCCATACACAATGTCAGCCGCACTGCACCCGATGTCGGTCTTGACGGATGCGCGGATGCCGAGGAGCACCAAAGGCAGGTGGTGTACCCAGTGTGCCCGATCTTCGTGGGCGACGAGGGCGACCTTCAAATGGCGATGAAGGCGCTCTACGAGGCCGTTGGATGCAGGGTGATAGGATGTCGTTCGGACGCGAGTTGTCCCGAGGATGTCGGTGAGGCCCTTGAATAAACGGCTCTCGAACTGTGGGCCCCGGTTTGTAGTGACCTGGGACGGCACG
Protein-coding sequences here:
- the LOC135374167 gene encoding uncharacterized protein LOC135374167, which produces MLVGTGATISLISSSFLASLPKGDQVTLHSSPQENLRTVAGDTVPVEGVATVCLFIAGHEFRRAILVANITDHCTLGNDFMKEYNCVLNLRDGNLLLGDRQLVLRSCRDPDADPSYVVCRRTVTVPPYAQLLILGRMSSGQAPNVCVVEPCAEGPSSAGLMVARGLVHHGEGAVPVRVLNATPSPIVLQRGQRLGQCSQVVEIQFTEERAGGHAPPPAAMEHNTSLLHYIDELIEGSQPPLTQDQAEKARALFQEFRDVFSFSAADLGRTTAALHHIDTGTAFPIKQAPRRLPLASFKEVDKLISDKDRL